One genomic region from Methanomassiliicoccales archaeon encodes:
- a CDS encoding ribbon-helix-helix domain-containing protein, which translates to MTATQHKRKPPVIGTQVPEEISDLVDAKVEAGEFRSRSDFTLSAIRYYLEYLERKKK; encoded by the coding sequence ATGACAGCCACCCAGCATAAGCGCAAGCCACCGGTGATTGGCACCCAGGTCCCGGAGGAGATCTCCGACTTGGTCGACGCGAAGGTCGAGGCCGGCGAGTTCAGGTCCAGGTCGGACTTCACTCTCTCAGCGATTAGGTACTACCTGGAGTATCTGGAACGCAAGAAGAAATAG